The genomic stretch TCTTCTGGAGTAATTGTTTTATTAGCTTTCATAGAACGTTTATCGTATAAGGATATTTCTCCTTCTTTATTGAAACGATCAATCCACTTATATATATAATCAGGGTCAACAACACCTAACTCTTTCGCTACTTGAAGGTAGCTTTCACCTGATTTCACCCTTTGAATTGCTTCTTTCTTT from Bacillus sp. BGMRC 2118 encodes the following:
- a CDS encoding helix-turn-helix domain-containing protein, whose translation is MSTQQKRTYKRYSPEKKKEAIQRVKSGESYLQVAKELGVVDPDYIYKWIDRFNKEGEISLYDKRSMKANKTITPEEKNKLLEAENEILKKYLAILNKEGFININ